One region of Eupeodes corollae chromosome 1, idEupCoro1.1, whole genome shotgun sequence genomic DNA includes:
- the LOC129953786 gene encoding trypsin-like yields the protein MLRQAIVCTLLGLTVAGVIEPRYNPNDFGGRIVGGEPTTIEKFPYQVSLQKGGSHFCGGSLYSPDIIITAAHCLQSYKPSEIKVRLGSANYKSGGELVSVKRFKYHEGYNSSIMINDVAVIKLSTPVRYTTKIQPIKLAESNPKTGTPAVVSGWGTEKFLVGSIQKILQQVEVNIVSMSDCSSQKYKYGSQVRETMVCAAVEGGGKDACQGDSGGPLAADGKLVGVVSWGNMCARKDYPGVYSSVADLRSWIVKNAVEL from the coding sequence ATGCTTCGCCAAGCAATCGTTTGTACGCTTTTAGGCCTTACAGTGGCCGGTGTAATTGAACCTCGGTATAATCCTAATGATTTTGGTGGACGTATCGTTGGAGGTGAACCAACAACAATCGAAAAGTTCCCATACCAAGTATCTCTCCAAAAAGGAGGTAGCCATTTTTGTGGCGGAAGCTTGTACTCTCCGGATATTATAATAACTGCAGCTCATTGCCTACAATCTTACAAACCAAGCGAAATTAAAGTGAGATTGGGATCTGCCAACTACAAGTCTGGAGGTGAATTGGTATCCGTGAAAAGATTCAAATACCATGAGGGTTACAATAGCAGTATCATGATTAACGATGTGGCTGTCATCAAGCTAAGCACACCAGTAAGATACACAACAAAAATTCAGCCTATCAAACTTGCTGAATCGAACCCTAAGACGGGAACTCCTGCCGTCGTAAGTGGCTGGGGAACTGAAAAATTCCTTGTTGGATCCATTCAAAAAATACTCCAACAAGTGGAAGTGAACATTGTGTCGATGAGTGACTGTTCTTCACAGAAATACAAATATGGTAGCCAAGTTCGGGAAACAATGGTGTGTGCTGCTGTTGAAGGAGGTGGCAAAGATGCTTGTCAAGGAGATTCTGGTGGTCCTTTGGCAGCCGACGGTAAACTTGTTGGAGTTGTATCTTGGGGTAATATGTGCGCTCGCAAAGATTATCCTGGGGTATACTCTTCAGTAGCCGATTTACGTTCATGGATAGTAAAAAATGCTGTGGAGTTGTAA
- the LOC129953784 gene encoding 5'-AMP-activated protein kinase catalytic subunit alpha-2, producing the protein MSHSARGVDASASVSASSTSGPQPLVKIGHYSLGATLGTGTFGKVKIGEHQLTKHKVAIKILNRQKIKSLDVVGKIRREIQNLKLFRHPHIIKLYQVISTPSDIFMIMEYVSGGELFDYIVKNGKLQEHEARRFFQQIISGVDYCHRHMIVHRDLKPENLLLDHNMHVKIADFGLSNMMLDGEFLRTSCGSPNYAAPEVISGKLYAGPEVDIWSCGVILYALLCGTLPFDDEHVPTLFRKIKSGIFPIPEYLNKQVVNLVCQMLQVDPLKRANIEEIKKHDWFQKDLPSYLFPSSIEQDSNVIDTYAVSEVCGKFGVKETEVHNALLSGDPHDQLAIAYHLIIDNKRFADEQAKAEITNFFVAGSPPPVVHSPNERSHDAASALNSGTAGAGVNSSFRPHPERIAPLRDRQFAMSALNSTFSDRPKGTPIKRAKWHLGIRSQSKPNDIMLEVYRAMKALDYEWKIINPYHVRVRRQNHLNGKFSKMSLQLYQVDAKSYLLDFKSLTNDEVEQGDDVIMESLTPPPIMNSGIMPQQPTGHHTMEFFEMCAALIIQLAR; encoded by the exons atgTCACATTCCGCCAGAGGAGTCGATGCTTCGGCTTCGGTCAGCGCTTCCTCGACCAGTGGTCCTCAGCCACTTGTTAAAATTGGACACTATTCTTTGGGAGCAACTTTAGGAACTGGAACATTTGGAAAAGTTAAAATCGGTGAACATCAGCTAACGAAGCACAAAGTTgcaattaagattttaaatagaCAAAAGATCAAGAGTCTCGATGTTGTCGGGAAAATCAGAAgggaaatacaaaacttaaaattgttcaGGCATCCTCATATAATAAAGTTATATCAG GTCATCTCCACACCAAGTGATATCTTTATGATAATGGAATATGTAAGTGGTGGAGAGCTTTTCGATTATATAGTAAAAAATGGCAAGCTGCAAGAACATGAAGCCCGACGTttctttcaacaaattatatcaGGAGTTGACTATTGCCATCGGCATATGATAGTCCATCGGGACTTGAAGCCAGAAAACCTGCTGCTTGATCACAATATGCATGTAAAGATCGCTGATTTTGGCCTTTCGAATATGATGTTGGATGGAGAGTTTTTGCGCACCTCATGTGGTTCTCCTAACTATGCTGCACCTGAGGTTATTTCTGGAAAACTGTATGCTGGACCCGAGGTAGACATATGGTCATGTGGAGTGATTCTGTACGCTTTGTTATGCGGCACTCTTCCTTTCGATGATGAGCATGTGCCAACACTATTTAGGAAAATAAAATCCGGTATTTTTCCTATTCCCGAGTATTTAAACAAACAGGTTGTTAACCTGGTGTGTCAGATGCTGCAAGTCGATCCTCTTAAAAGAGCtaatattgaagaaataaagaaaCACGATTGGTTTCAAAAAGATCTTCCATCATACCTCTTTCCATCTTCAATTGAACAGGATAGCAATGTAATCGATACCTATGCTGTTTCGGAGGTTTGTGGAAAATTTGGGGTGAAGGAGACCGAAGTTCACAACGCCCTGTTGAGTGGAGATCCACACGATCAGTTAGCCATAGCTTATCATTTGATTATAGACAATAAGCGCTTTGCTGATGAACAAGCTAAAGCAGAAATTACTAATTTCTTTGTGGCCGGAAGCCCTCCGCCCGTTGTCCACTCACCAAATGAAAGGTCACACGATGCGGCCAGTGCTCTTAATTCTGGTACCGCAGGAGCAGGAGTGAATTCCAGCTTTAGGCCTCACCCAGAGCGAATCGCTCCTCTAAGAGACCGTCAATTTGCAATGTCAGCTTTAAATTCGACCTTTTCTGATAGACCGAAAGGAACGCCAATCAAACGAGCAAAATGGCATTTAGGTATTCGTTCGCAAAGTAAACCAAACGATATTATGCTTGAAGTGTATAGAGCAATGAAGGCATTGGATTATGAATGGAAAATTATAAATCCATATCATGTACGTGTCCGGCGGCAAAATCATCTCAATGGGAAATTCTCCAAGATGTCTTTACAGCTATATCAAGTCGATGCTAAGAGTTATTTGCTCGATTTTAAGTCACTCACTAATGATGAAGTAGAACAGGGTGATGATGTCATTATGGAAAGCCTTACTCCACCACCAATAATGAACAGTGGTATTATGCCACAACAACCAACAGGACACCACACTATGgaatttttcgaaatgtgtGCTGCTCTTATTATTCAATTGGCACGTTAG